The DNA region ATGAAAAAGAGGATAGATACCTGATTTGTGAAAACTGCAGAAGTTATTATAAACTTGAAGAGGGGGAGACGTTAGATGATTTTGAGGCATGTGGATGTGGAGGTAAGTTGAAATATGCTGATGAAACATTTTCGCATGTATCTGTAAATAATAGTGCCATAAACATTTCTAAAGGCACCAAAACTAATAAAATTTTTTTTAAACTTAAGTTATTACTGGTTGTATCATTAATTGTAGTTTTGGGGGTTATTTTAAACTCTTTAATTGGAATTCAATTAACTTCAATTGTTTTATCTTTGATTATTTTATCTTTAGCTGCTTATTTATTTAAAATGAATTATAAACTAGTATCTAAACACAGGTTCATTGCTAACTTTTCAAAATACCGGTATCTTCTTGTAGAGCTTGTAAAGAGAGACATTAAAATAAAATATAGAAGATCTGTACTTGGGATATTCTGGAGTTTTTTAAACCCCTTGTTAATGATGATAGTATTAACATTAATATTTTCAACTATTTTCAAACGAAATATAGAAAATTTCCCGGTTTATTTATTAACTGGGAAAATAGTGTTTGATTTTTATGCAGGGGGAAGTATTGCAGCTATGAAATCAATTAAAAGGAATGCATCCATCATAAAGAAAGTATATGTGCCTAAATATATGTATAGTTTAAGTTCTGTTCTATCTAATTTTGTAACTTTTGCACTTTCTCTTATAGTCCTTTTTGGAGTAATGATAGTTACTAATGCTCCTTTCACTATTTATATCTTATTTGCCATTTTACCAATTTTCTTGTTACTTCTATTTACTATAGGGGTAGGCCTTATACTTGCTTCAATAACGGTATTTTTCAGAGATATAGAACATTTATATGATGTTTTTATAACAATGTTGTTATATGGAAGCGCGATTTTTTATCCTGTAGAAATTATTCCAGAAAGTTATCGTTTCTTATTTGAATTAAATCCAGTATTTGCTCTCATAAGCTTATGTAGAGATTCCTTTACATATGGGAGAATATTTGAGTTAAATACATTATTATATGCTTCAGTTGTATCAGTTGTGCTGTTTATTCTGGGAATACTCTTATTCTATAAATATCAGGATAAATTTATATTATATGTTTAGAAATGGTTATTATCAGGTGATAATTTGGATAAAACGGTTATCAAAGTTAAGGACGTTGGAATGGAATTTAATTTGAGTCAAGAAAAGGTGGATAACCTTAAAGAGTATGTTATTAAGCTTTTAAAAAGAGAACTTCTATTTCAGGAGTTCTGGGCCCTTAAAAGTATATCTTTCGAAGTAAAAAAAGGGGATAGAGTTGGGATTATTGGATTAAATGGAGCAGGTAAAAGTACTCTCCTCAAGATAATATCTGGAGTTATGAAGCCTACCGAGGGTTCTGTTAAAATAAAAGGTAAAATTGTGCCTTTATTAGAATTAGGAGCAGGATTTGATTCTAATTATACAGGTAGGGAGAATATATTTCTTAACGGAGCTATGTTAGGATATACTAAAGAATTTTTAGAAGAAAAATTCGACGAAATAGTGGAGTTTTCAGAGATTGGAAAATTCATTGATGTCCCATTAAAAAATTATTCATCCGGAATGAGGGCTAGATTGGGTTTTTCGATAGCTACTTTGATGGAGCCTGAAATACTTATTTTAGATGAAGTATTATCTGTAGGGGATGCAAAATTTAAGAAAAAAAGCGAAAAAAGAATAATGTCGCTTTTTGATAAAGGAGTAACCGTTTTATTTGTATCTCATTCGATACATCAAGTTAAAAGGTTATGTAATAAAGCAATATGGCTTGAAAAGGGAAAACTGATTATGCAGGGAGATGTAGAAGAAGTCTGCGAAGCATATTCAAAAAGTTAAATCTAAATTTATATCATTAACAAGTTGTACAGTCTCTTTCTTGAATTCCCATTACAATTTTCCAGGTAAATATCTAAGAATTTATTTATATTATATTCATCTGCAGGGTAATTCTTAATTATATCTGCTATTTGTTCTGTATTAAAAACAACAGGTCCTGGAACAGCTGTTTTATAGTCTTCGTAGAAACCTCTACCTGATTTTTCAAATTCAGATAGGTCATAACTGTAAAATATCATTGGCTTTTCCATTATAGCGTATTCATAAATTATTGAAGAATAATCGGTTATCATGATATCACAACAGATTAGCAAGGTGTTTAATTTATCATAAGAAGAGAAATCAAAAACTCTATTTTGGTCCTGTCCTGTATATTCATCTAAATTAATATTATCTGCTATACGTGGATGAAGTCTAAGAAATAGAACATAATTATCATCTAAATTAGACATCAATTCGTCAATATCAAGGTGTATCCTGATTTTATCTGCATGATATTCATCATCCCTGAATGTAGGGGCATAGAGTACTATTTTTTTGCCAGATAATTCTGGATAACTGCTGAAGAACTCATCTCTTTTTTCTTGAAGAGCGGCTTTACTAAAGAAGATATCCGTTCGAGGGCATCCTGTATTGAATATTTTATCTTCTTCTGCTCCAAAGGCAGTTTTATACACCTCTTTCATCCAGCTGGATCCTACAATAAAGTGAGTGGTATTTTTATTGGTAGTTACTGCTAGCTTTTTAACCCAACCCTCTTCATAGTCAAGGCCAAATTTTTTTATAGCACCTGTACCGTGCCATAACTGCACCAAATGGGTATTTTTTTTGAGTTTTACAGCAGAAAATGGCAGAAACACGTTGTCCATGAAGATAGTTCCGGAAGTGGCCATGTGGTAGGGTACAGATATGAACATGTAAATTAAATTTTTAAACAGGTTTTTATCAGATTTAAATGTGTAATTATCTCGAGTAACTTCTTTAAATATTAAATTAGGGTCATGTTTTTGGAAGTAACGGTAGGTTGATCCTACATTCCCTTCATCACTGCTATCATGAGTCATGATGAGGAGTATCTTTTTCTTATTTACAGGGAATAAATAGCTGAGGTAGAAAAAAATGGCCATTATATAATATGATGTGCGTTTGAAAAAAGCTAATTTGTTCATTGTTATTCCTCTTGTCTAATTTCAGCTGTTATTTGAATAAGGCGTTTTTTCCAGGATCAGATCAACAATTTTTGAAGAAGCATTTCCCTTATCAAAGCTTGTGAATTTATTTAGAAATTCATTATATTTTTTGCTGTAGCAATTACAGTCATAGTTTTTAATTGAATTAATTAAATCAATGTTATTTTTTACAACTGGACCTGGAAATTCTTCAAATATATTGAAATAGAATCCCCTTAAATCATTTTTATATTTTTGGTAGTCATATGCATAGATGATCATCGGCCTTTTAAGTAGTGCATAATCAAAAATTACTGAGGAGTAGTCTGTTACTAAAATATCAGAAATCAAGTACAGCTCCTGTATATCCTGGAGATGATCACATTTATAGACGAATCCTTCATAGCTGCTCCAATCTACTGGGTCTTTCACTAAATAATGTAATTTAACCAGTATTATATGTGTATCGTCCAGTTCTTTTTTTAATAAGTCAAAATTTATCTGTGTGGAAAACTTATATATCCCATTTTCATAGAACTCATCATCTCGCCATGTAGGTGCATATAAAATGACCTTTTTGTTTAGAGGTATATTGTACTTCTTTTTAATAGATTCTATTGATTTTGCATCATTTTTTTTAAAGAGTACATCATTTCTGGGAAAACCAGTAGATAATATTTCCTTTTTAAAATCAAAACATGATTTGAACCGCTGCGTTGTGTAATCACTTTGAGAGATTAAATAATCCCATGTTTCAGTATTTTCCTTAAATAATCTTTTATATTCTGATAACTCCATTTTTTCACTCATACTCAAAATATCCATGTCCATAGCTAATTTCTTTAATGGAGTCCCATGCCACAGCTGGATGTATGTGGTTTTTGGCCTTTTAACTAAAAATGCAGGTAGTCTTGTGTCGCATATCCATATTTTAGCTACTGCTAAATAATATAAGTAAGATAGTCCTGTTCTTTTAATTTTTTTAGCATTTCCGGGAATTTTTATATCCATATTTTCTAAAGACCATATACATTTAAATTTTTTATCTAATCCTTGATCTACCATCTCTTCATAAACATATTTAGGATTGCCAGAATAATTTCGGCCAACACTGCTTTCAAAGAATATTACATTATTATTTACAGGCAAAACTTTTAGAAAAATGAGGTATAATAATATGACTAACTTTTTAATTATATGTCTGATGTTCATGGTGGCCTCTATGATTAATTTTTTAAAATGATAATTTTCACAGGATTAGTTTTATATTTATTTAATTTTGAGTTCTTCTGCCAGTCGTTTTTGAGCAGCCAATTTATCAGTATTTTTAAGCTCTAAAACACGGTCAATTACTCTTTTTGATGCTTTACCATTGTCTTTCCTGTTATATTTATGGCGGAAGGCATTATATTTATCATTATACAAACCTGGATCGTATCCTTTTATATCAGTAATTAGCTCTTCAGTTGTCTTTGAAATTGGCCCTGGGATCTCTTCAACAACGTTGGAATAGAATCCTCTGAGTTCATCACGATAAGACTCTAGATCATACATAAAGAAGAACATGGGCCTGTTTAAGATACTGTAATCGAACATCACTGAGGAATAATCTGTAATTAACATGTCTGAAACCAGATATAAATCTGCTATATCTTGATCTGCCCCAAATGTGTAGACAAAATCTTTGTAATTTGACCAATCAATATCTTCCATAACTAAATAATGATATTTGACTATTATA from Methanobacterium bryantii includes:
- a CDS encoding ABC transporter ATP-binding protein, which translates into the protein MDKTVIKVKDVGMEFNLSQEKVDNLKEYVIKLLKRELLFQEFWALKSISFEVKKGDRVGIIGLNGAGKSTLLKIISGVMKPTEGSVKIKGKIVPLLELGAGFDSNYTGRENIFLNGAMLGYTKEFLEEKFDEIVEFSEIGKFIDVPLKNYSSGMRARLGFSIATLMEPEILILDEVLSVGDAKFKKKSEKRIMSLFDKGVTVLFVSHSIHQVKRLCNKAIWLEKGKLIMQGDVEEVCEAYSKS
- a CDS encoding CDP-glycerol glycerophosphotransferase family protein, producing MNKLAFFKRTSYYIMAIFFYLSYLFPVNKKKILLIMTHDSSDEGNVGSTYRYFQKHDPNLIFKEVTRDNYTFKSDKNLFKNLIYMFISVPYHMATSGTIFMDNVFLPFSAVKLKKNTHLVQLWHGTGAIKKFGLDYEEGWVKKLAVTTNKNTTHFIVGSSWMKEVYKTAFGAEEDKIFNTGCPRTDIFFSKAALQEKRDEFFSSYPELSGKKIVLYAPTFRDDEYHADKIRIHLDIDELMSNLDDNYVLFLRLHPRIADNINLDEYTGQDQNRVFDFSSYDKLNTLLICCDIMITDYSSIIYEYAIMEKPMIFYSYDLSEFEKSGRGFYEDYKTAVPGPVVFNTEQIADIIKNYPADEYNINKFLDIYLENCNGNSRKRLYNLLMI
- a CDS encoding CDP-glycerol glycerophosphotransferase family protein, producing MNIRHIIKKLVILLYLIFLKVLPVNNNVIFFESSVGRNYSGNPKYVYEEMVDQGLDKKFKCIWSLENMDIKIPGNAKKIKRTGLSYLYYLAVAKIWICDTRLPAFLVKRPKTTYIQLWHGTPLKKLAMDMDILSMSEKMELSEYKRLFKENTETWDYLISQSDYTTQRFKSCFDFKKEILSTGFPRNDVLFKKNDAKSIESIKKKYNIPLNKKVILYAPTWRDDEFYENGIYKFSTQINFDLLKKELDDTHIILVKLHYLVKDPVDWSSYEGFVYKCDHLQDIQELYLISDILVTDYSSVIFDYALLKRPMIIYAYDYQKYKNDLRGFYFNIFEEFPGPVVKNNIDLINSIKNYDCNCYSKKYNEFLNKFTSFDKGNASSKIVDLILEKTPYSNNS
- a CDS encoding ABC transporter permease translates to MITWDIQGSSMNEIKTSNTDIGIVVIFTTLSILLFNIPLLNNAEILTFLKIAVFFLLGYSLLAIIFPYNNISKAKFFLASGLWSLIVVFVLALVLGVFLNFSSETFINVLLILTNVFIAVAFVRRIRSDEKEDRYLICENCRSYYKLEEGETLDDFEACGCGGKLKYADETFSHVSVNNSAINISKGTKTNKIFFKLKLLLVVSLIVVLGVILNSLIGIQLTSIVLSLIILSLAAYLFKMNYKLVSKHRFIANFSKYRYLLVELVKRDIKIKYRRSVLGIFWSFLNPLLMMIVLTLIFSTIFKRNIENFPVYLLTGKIVFDFYAGGSIAAMKSIKRNASIIKKVYVPKYMYSLSSVLSNFVTFALSLIVLFGVMIVTNAPFTIYILFAILPIFLLLLFTIGVGLILASITVFFRDIEHLYDVFITMLLYGSAIFYPVEIIPESYRFLFELNPVFALISLCRDSFTYGRIFELNTLLYASVVSVVLFILGILLFYKYQDKFILYV